A region from the Kryptolebias marmoratus isolate JLee-2015 linkage group LG9, ASM164957v2, whole genome shotgun sequence genome encodes:
- the LOC119617376 gene encoding uncharacterized protein LOC119617376, with product MADSKWQAELSEWCDTETIDVTHAILVVGVGKDLEVAKIEEELHSVRCWGRVRGTKPYSDGDGVLVLCECKEVIDPSLVPPEVRPNDGAIWKIITHAQQPTTSAPAEDFSVKLQRFLSSEGKTFADIQSMSSTDESVLRAMVDVVSRTTRSQTESHGYRRLRIFSGITPTPAGEETLEYWLEQATLMVQESELTEQEKRRRILEGLRGPALEIVKSLRLSKPRATAQEFLDAMDCAFGSAESAEDLYFSFRLIQQKSGEKLSDYVRRIEPFLAKVVKKGGVSANEKDKVRVEQLLRGAIDSDLMLLQLRLKERRSTPPNFLDLLSEIRTEEEYQQTRKKVNARIRNVAASKDLVDDDVDIEVLKADFKALKTQVFEMSKSSANEGASAPAPMLIPSHSGNDKSEAAALRKKVKRLNKKLKFKGENTTDPSATVAAIGTKSLSQGSRQAQSPGGGERFCYRCGEDGHIATQCSSPENEKKVIKRLIASLNKAKGKQSNESNPNSETFSCFSKKQEVCSNANAPLPKGLIGPPSTVQMRVKGNPCTAILDSGSQVTIIFQEFYEKHLSDIPIQPVSGLAIWGLSDTSYPYSGYIVVDMQFPKELTGKSETLSVLALICPGPNTPDQVPVILGTNANLFHRLADLCGHPKSEALARALRINNNRQKRESVLPNANDTNTDDSVGLVKYMGPNDLTLTPQESRCVPCQLDLTQPAPKGIIVVETSETVALPYGVMFQPVVAPASAIDPNCFSLLIQNETKKEITIPRGTPLGTVQSADLARPIVKSQDAEELDPSLIDFGDSPIPNEWKERLRRKLCRRRNVFSLHEWDVGLAKGVEHNIRLTDPRPFRERSRRLAPADIEDVRKHLRELLDAGVIQESRSPYASPIVVARKKNGNVRMCIDYRTLNSKTIPDQYTTPRIDDALDCLAGSRWFSVLDLRSGYYQIAMAEQDKDKTAFICPLGFYQFERMPQGVMGAPATFQRLMEKAVGDMNLLQVLVYLDDLIVFGATLEEHEERLMKVLDRLEEVGLKVSLDKCQFCQPRVKYVGHIVSADGIAADPAKVEAVTQWPQPTDLKSLRSFLGFCGYYRRFVANYSSIVKPLTDLTKGYPPVRKGKKPTVTKDHQYFKEAEPFGSRWTDACTKAFRDIIRCLTNAPVLAFADPNKHYVLHTDASLKGLGAVLHQVYPEGLRPVAFASRGLTAAEQKYHIHQLEFLALKWAVVDKFHDYLYGVRFTVMTDNNPLTYVLTTGKLNATGHRWLAALAMHDFEVKYHPGKVNIGADLLSRNWSDVEAEPWKKLCQGDVKTLCSQVRAQDMCMAERLGVPVEGIPELYCFATHLNGGQLERLTPDDLQRAQLKDPVLKTVREALNTGRWPSHVTDAEVSLLKRERTKLKIEDGLLYRVKIKASGKQHRQLLLPEEFRIQVCRALHDDMGHLGVERTVELMRERFYWPKMSHTVETYISNCGKCVTWKSPCPRAAPLHQITSAGPMELVCIDFLSLEPDSSGVSNILVVTDHFSRYAQAYPTRDQRAVTVAKVLVERFFVHYGLPARIHSDQGRDFESRLIQELLRTLGIRKSRTTPYHPQGDPQPERFNRTLLSMLGTLRDTHKRQWSRHVSQLVHAYNSTKNDATGFSPYYIMFGREAILPIDVCFGTDDQEPVSHSRYVEDLKRDLKSAYELATKSATQVHVRNKKNYERALRNQTLVKGDRVLLKNLGLHGKHKLQSRWNSLPYVIMEKLPDLPVYRVKPESGMGKLRTIHRDNVLPIGSLVRVSEDSDVQQQTTRPVTRSQRKSRTRQPHGTRPQDNAGYSLDGESSDPESEYQLMCRWRSKSEDLEDPVAERDCECEIQNTAAQDSASDHDEESEHDVMSEAIADSSDGESDAGDEVETPAELTGSAELERPSPVRVTEEVRPQRHSLRREKRSIKPVVRLTYDEVGKSKDQPLTIVHRGVVIKIG from the coding sequence atGGCTGATAGTAAGTGGCAGGCGGAGCTTAGCGAGTGGTGTGACACTGAAACTATTGATGTCACTCATGCTATATTAGTGGTAGGGGTGGGGAAAGATCTCGAAGTGGCCAAAATTGAAGAAGAGCTACACTCAGTCAGATGCTGGGGTCGTGTGAGGGGGACAAAGCCCTACAGTGATGGCGATGGCGTATTGGTTCTCTGTGAATGTAAAGAAGTCATCGACCCGAGTTTAGTTCCTCCTGAAGTCCGACCCAATGATGGCGCTATTTGGAAGATCATAACTCATGCTCAACAACCCACTACCTCTGCTCCTGCTGAAGACTTTTCAGTCAAGTTGCAACGGTTTCTATCGTCAGAGGGAAAGACCTTTGCCGATATTCAAAGCATGTCTTCCACTGATGAGTCAGTCTTACGTGCCATGGTCGACGTGGTCAGCCGCACTACCAGAAGTCAAACTGAGAGCCATGGATACCGCCGCTTGCGGATTTTCTCTGGTATCACTCCCACCCCAGCTGGAGAAGAAACTTTGGAATATTGGCTAGAACAAGCGACGTTGATGGTTCAAGAGAGTGAACTCACTGAACAAGAGAAGAGACGACGAATCCTGGAAGGCTTGAGAGGGCCTGCTCTCGAAATTGTCAAGTCACTACGCCTCAGTAAGCCAAGAGCCACAGCCCAAGAGTTTCTTGATGCGATGGACTGCGCATTTGGTTCTGCTGAGTCTGCCGAAGATCTGTACTTTTCTTTCCGGCTCATACAGCAGAAGTCTGGTGAGAAGCTGTCAGACTATGTTCGCCGGATTGAACCTTTTCTGGCCAAAGTGGTGAAGAAAGGAGGGGTCTCAGCtaatgaaaaagacaaagtgcGCGTTGAACAGTTGCTTCGTGGTGCAATTGACTCAGACTTGATGTTGCTTCAGCTACGCCTGAAGGAGAGACGTAGTACACCTCCCAACTTTCTTGACTTACTGTCTGAAATCAGAACCGAAGAAGAATACCAGCAAACACGAAAGAAGGTGAATGCACGTATTCGGAATGTTGCTGCTAGTAAAGACTTAGTCGATGATGATGTGGACATAGAAGTGCTAAAGGCTGATTTTAAAGCTCTGAAAACTCAAGTATTTGAAATGAGTAAGAGTTCGGCAAATGAAGGAGCTAGTGCTCCCGCACCTATGCTAATTCCGAGTCACTCAGGCAATGATAAGTCAGAGGCTGCTGCTTTACGAAAGAAAgttaaaagattaaacaaaaagttgaagTTCAAAGGAGAAAATACAACTGACCCTTCGGCTACGGTAGCCGCTATCGGGACTAAGAGCCTAAGTCAAGGTTCTAGGCAAGCACAAAGTCCTGGAGGTGGTGAACGCTTCTGCTACAGATGTGGAGAAGATGGTCATATCGCCACTCAGTGCTCATCTCctgagaatgaaaaaaaagtcataaagagACTCATAGCTTCGCTTAACAAAGCAAAAGGCAAGCAATCGAATGAGAGCAATCCAAACAGTGAgaccttcagctgcttctctaaaaAGCAGGAAGTATGCTCAAACGCAAATGCCCCGCTTCCCAAAGGTCTCATTGGTCCACCATCTACAGTGCAAATGAGAGTGAAAGGTAACCCATGTACAGCCATATTGGATAGTGGGTCCCAAGTAACTATCATTTTCCAGGAATTCTACGAAAAGCACTTGTCAGATATACCCATACAACCAGTCTCTGGATTGGCCATTTGGGGACTAAGTGATACAAGCTATCCCTACTCAGGATACATTGTAGTTGACATGCAGTTCCCAAAGGAGCTAACTGGAAAGTCAGAGACATTGTCAGTGTTGGCACTGATTTGCCCTGGGCCTAACACACCCGATCAGGTCCCAGTGATCCTAGGCACAAACGCTAATTTGTTCCACAGACTTGCTGACTTGTGTGGTCATCCAAAGAGTGAGGCTTTAGCCCGTGCCTTGagaatcaacaacaacagacaGAAGAGAGAATCAGTACTGCCTAACGCCAATGACACAAACACCGATGATTCCGTAGGTTTAGTGAAGTACATGGGCCCTAATGACTTGACACTTACCCCACAGGAAAGTCGCTGTGTACCATGTCAACTGGACCTTACTCAGCCAGCACCTAAAGGCATAATCGTGGTGGAGACAAGTGAAACTGTAGCATTACCTTACGGAGTGATGTTCCAGCCTGTAGTTGCTCCCGCTTCTGCCATTGATCCCAATTGCTTCTCTCTGTTGATTCAGAACGAGACCAAGAAGGAGATTACAATACCTCGAGGTACCCCACTAGGTACAGTTCAGTCAGCTGATTTGGCCAGACCTATTGTGAAAAGTCAAGATGCCGAAGAACTGGATCCAAGTCTGATAGACTTTGGGGATTCGCCTATCCCCAATGAATGGAAAGAGAGACTAAGGAGAAAACTCTGTCGTCGACGCAATGTGTTCTCACTCCATGAATGGGACGTTGGCTTAGCCAAAGGCGTTGAGCACAACATTCGTCTAACCGATCCCCGTCCATTCCGTGAGAGATCCAGACGCCTGGCGCCTGCGGACATAGAGGATGTGCGTAAACATCTCCGAGAGCTGTTAGACGCTGGAGTGATACAGGAGTCAAGGAGTCCATACGCTTCGCCTATTGTGGTAGCGCGAAAGAAGAATGGAAATGTGCGTATGTGCATAGACTATAGGACTCTGAATAGCAAGACAATACCAGACCAATACACCACACCACGCATCGATGACGCATTGGATTGTTTAGCAGGAAGTCGATGGTTCTCTGTCTTAGACCTTCGTAGCGGTTATTACCAAATCGCAATGGCGGAACAAGACAAAGACAAGACCGCATTCATTTGTCCTCTTGGCTTCTACCAATTCGAGCGTATGCCCCAAGGAGTGATGGGAGCTCCGGCGACGTTTCAACGTCTGATGGAGAAGGCCGTTGGAGACATGAACTTGCTACAAGTCCTTGTTTATCTGGATGACTTAATCGTGTTTGGTGCTACGCTAGAAGAACATGAGGAGAGACTCATGAAAGTTCTCGATCGCCTTGAGGAGGTAGGCCTAAAAGTGTCTTTGGACAAATGCCAGTTCTGTCAGCCCAGAGTCAAGTATGTTGGCCATATTGTCTCTGCTGATGGGATTGCGGCAGATCCAGCTAAGGTCGAAGCTGTAACCCAGTGGCCACAGCCTACTGACCTTAAGTCACTGAGGTCATTCCTTGGTTTCTGTGGTTATTACCGCAGATTTGTGGCGAACTACTCCTCAATCGTTAAGCCCTTGACAGATCTGACCAAAGGGTATCCTCCGGTGAGGAAAGGCAAGAAGCCTACAGTCACAAAAGATCATCAGTACTTCAAGGAGGCCGAACCTTTTGGATCACGATGGACTGATGCATGCACAAAAGCTTTTCGTGACATTATCCGATGCCTTACCAATGCGCCTGTGTTAGCGTTCGCAGATCCTAACAAGCACTATGTGTTGCACACCGACGCTAGTCTCAAAGGTTTAGGAGCAGTCTTACACCAGGTTTATCCTGAAGGTCTCCGTCCTGTTGCATTTGCCAGCAGAGGATTGACTGCTGCTGAGCAGAAGTATCACATTCACCAGCTCGAGTTTCTAGCGCTCAAGTGGGCCGTGGTAGACAAATTTCATGACTACCTATATGGTGTGAGATTCACGGTAATGACTGACAACAATCCGCTCACATATGTGCTGACAACTGGGAAACTCAACGCAACAGGTCACAGGTGGCTTGCAGCACTAGCCATGCATGACTTTGAAGTCAAGTATCACCCTGGAAAGGTGAACATTGGCGCTGACTTGCTCTCACGTAACTGGTCTGATGTTGAAGCAGAACCCTGGAAGAAACTGTGTCAGGGTGATGTAAAAACACTTTGTAGTCAAGTGCGGGCACAAGATATGTGTATGGCTGAAAGACTGGGAGTTCCTGTAGAGGGTATTCCTGAGCTCTATTGTTTTGCAACCCACCTGAATGGTGGACAACTAGAACGGTTAACCCCTGACGACTTGCAAAGGGCCCAGCTCAAAGACCCTGTTCTCAAAACAGTAAGAGAGGCCTTGAACACAGGTCGCTGGCCATCTCATGTTACTGATGCAGAAGTTTCTTTGTTGAAACGGGAGAGAACCAAACTGAAGATTGAAGACGGATTACTCTACCGAGTGAAAATCAAAGCTTCTGGTAAACAACACCGCCAGCTGCTTTTACCCGAAGAGTTCAGAATACAGGTGTGTCGTGCATTGCATGATGACATGGGACACTTGGGTGTAGAGAGGACTGTAGAACTAATGAGAGAAAGGTTCTACTGGCCGAAGATGAGTCACACTGTTGAGACATACATAAGCAACTGTGGGAAGTGTGTCACATGGAAGAGTCCATGTCCACGAGCTGCTCCATTACACCAGATCACTTCTGCAGGACCTATGGAACTTGTATGTATCGATTTTCTTTCACTAGAGCCAGACTCCAGTGGAGTTTCTAACATTCTTGTGGTGACTGATCATTTCAGTCGCTATGCACAAGCTTACCCGACTAGAGATCAACGAGCAGTCACTGTTGCCAAGGTCTTGGTTGAAAGGTTCTTTGTTCATTATGGTCTTCCAGCTCGAATTCATTCGGACCAAGGGCGTGACTTCGAGAGCCGGTTGATTCAGGAGCTTCTGAGAACCTTGGGAATCCGTAAGTCACGGACGACACCCTATCATCCTCAGGGTGACCCACAACCGGAGCGCTTTAATAGGACGCTGTTATCTATGCTGGGAACCCTGAGGGATACCCACAAACGTCAGTGGAGTCGTCATGTGAGTCAGTTAGTACATGCGTACAACAGTACCAAGAATGATGCTACAGGGTTTTCACCCTACTACATCATGTTTGGCAGAGAGGCCATATTGCCAATTGATGTATGTTTTGGTACTGATGACCAAGAACCAGTTAGTCATTCACGTTACGTGGAAGATCTCAAAAGAGACTTAAAGAGTGCTTACGAGTTAGCTACCAAGTCTGCAACTCAAGTTCATGTGAGGAACAAGAAGAACTATGAGAGAGCTCTACGCAATCAAACCTTAGTCAAGGGTGATCGAGTGCTCCTGAAGAACTTGGGGTTGCACGGGAAACATAAGTTGCAGAGTAGGTGGAACTCTTTACCTTATGTGATCATGGAAAAGCTCCCTGATTTGCCTGTCTACAGGGTGAAGCCTGAGAGTGGGATGGGGAAGCTGAGAACTATTCACAGAGACAATGTTTTGCCTATTGGAAGTTTGGTGAGGGTTTCTGAAGACTCAGATGTTCAACAGCAAACCACAAGACCTGTGACTAGGAGTCAGAGGAAGTCAAGGACACGTCAACCACATGGTACGAGGCCTCAAGACAATGCAGGTTATTCGCTGGATGGAGAGTCTAGTGATCCTGAGTCTGAATATCAGCTTATGTGCAGATGGAGGTCCAAATCTGAAGATCTTGAAGATCCTGTCGCAGAAAGAGATTGTGAGTGTGAAATACAGAACACTGCTGCGCAGGACAGTGCATCTGATCATGATGAAGAGTCCGAACATGATGTGATGTCAGAAGCCATAGCAGACTCTAGCGATGGTGAAAGTGATGCTGGCGATGAGGTAGAGACGCCTGCTGAACTAACAGGTAGTGCAGAGCTTGAAAGACCTTCTCCTGTTAGGGTGACTGAGGAAGTCCGACCTCAGAGACATTCCCTTAGACGTGAGAAGAGGTCTATTAAGCCTGTTGTTAGACTGACTTATGATGAGGTAGGGAAGTCTAAAGACCAGCCTTTGACTATAGTACATAGGGGTGTAGTCATAAAGATTGGTTGA